Sequence from the Luteibacter aegosomaticola genome:
ACTGGCCACGCCCGACGAGGCCGCCACGGCCGCCGGTGCTTCGGCCCGAGCCGGCGCCGCCACGACCGCGCCACTGACGGAGGGAGCCTCATCCGAGGCCTGCACGAACTTGCCCAGACGCTGCCTGCCAGGGCCCGGCTCCGCAAAGATTTGTCGGGTTGCCGTATCCACGTACAACTCAATGGCCGCCTGCGGGGCGCCCTCAGCGGCCGCGGTTCCGCACATCGTCCAGAAGGCGGCGGCCAGGGGAAGTCTCTTCATGGGGGAGCTGCTCCGAAAGGTTTGAGAAAATACTCAAACGTCGGCGATACCGACGTCTTCTGTCGGCATCGTGTTCGAAGGCCGAACGGAGCGGCACGTTAGAGCGGCTGTATGTCACTCCCATGACACACCCGGAAATAAGCGCGGAATTTCGCAAGTTACGTAAACGCAACACTTCCGTCATGACCGCGTCACGGGGGATAATTTGCGAAGCTCGGCCCCCGTCAGGGGTTTTGGCACCGTACGTCGGTTCGTACGTTGGCGAGGGCCGGTTTCCATCCCAGTACCCCCACCAGGCGGAAAAAACATCATGTCCCTTGCAAGCACGCGCCGCATGCCGCGTCGCCTCGCTATTGCCCTGAGCATCGCCACCGTCCTTTCGGCCGGTTCCGCGTTCGCCCAGGACACCGCGCAGGCCACGCCGCCCGCTAACAAAGCGAAGACCGCTACCCTCGAAACGGTCACCGTTACCGCTGAAAAGCGCACGGAAGACCTGCAGAAGGTACCCATCTCCATGACCGTGCTCACGAGCGAAAAGCTCGAAGCCTTCGGCCAGGCCGGTGATGGCGTCCTGCAGCTCGCGTCGCGCGCCCCCAGCGTGTACGCCGAAACCTCGTACGGCCGCGAGTTCCCGCGTTTCTACATCCGCGGCCTCGGCAACAGCGATTTCGATCTCAACGCCTCGCAGCCGGTCTCGATGGTGTACGACGATATCGTGCAGGAGAACCCGATCCTGAAGGGCTTCCCGCTGTTCGACCTCGAGCAGGTCGAAGTGCTGCGCGGCCCGCAGGGCACCCTGTTCGGCCGTAACTCGCCGGCCGGCGTGATCAAGTTCGAATCGCGCAAGCCCACCCAGGAAACCGAAGGCTACGCGCGCGTCTCGTACGGCTCGTACGGCACCGCCAACGCGGAAGCCGCGCTCGGCGGCAAGCTGGCCAGCAACTGGGCCGGTCGCGTGTCCGCCCTCGCCCAGCACCGCGACGGCTGGATCGATAACGATTACAAGGGCAAGAAGGACGACCTGGGCGGCTACAACGACCGCGCCGTGCGCCTGCAGGCCCTGTACAAGGCCACCGACGCGTTCGATGCACTGATCAACGTGCACGCCCGCTGGCTCGATGGCAGCGCCATGGTCAACCGCGCCAACTCGATCACCCCGGGCGGCGACCAGTTCGTGCCGGGCTTCGATCGTGATTCGGTCTCGCAGGATGGCAACAACAAGCAGCACCTGTTCACCTGGGGCAGCAACCTGCACCTGAACTGGCATTTCGGCGACCTGAACTTCGCGTCGATCACCGGCCTCGAGCGCGCGACCACGTACAGCCTCGGCGATGTCGATGGCGGCTACGACGCCTCGGAAACGCCGGCCAAGCCGAGCTACACGAACCGCACCACCCCGTTCTACTCGGAAACCGCCGACGCGCTGCCGAAGGATCGCCAGATCACCCAGGAGTTCCGTCTGTCGAACGACACGGCCGAGCGCCTGAAGTGGCAGGTCGGTACGTACTACTTCGATGAAGACATCGCGATCACCAACTTCTCGTACGACACGCTCAACAACCACGTGCTCAACGGCTGGGTGAACCAGGCCCAGCGCACGAAGGCGTACGCGCTGTTCGGCTCGGCCGATTACAACTTCACCGATACGTTCGATGTCCGCGCCGGCGCACGCTGGTCGCACGATAAGCGTGACTTCAAGGCCGACCGCACCCTGGGCTTCACCGGCCCGGTGGGTCCGCTCACCTCGGATCCGACCGATTCGCGCTGGAGCGGCGACCTGACCGGCACCTGGCAGCTCACCAAGAACTCCAACGTGTACGCCCGCGTCGCCAATGGCTTCCGCGCGCCCAGCGTGCAGGGCCGTATCAACTTCGCCAACAGCATCTCGACGGCGAAGCCGGAAACGATCACGTCGTATGAAATCGGCTACAAGTCGACCTCGGACGACAACAAGATCCGTTTCAATGCGGACGTCTACAAGTACAACATGCACAACCAGCAGCTCACGGCCGTGGGCGGTGCGACCAACGTCACCCAGCTGATCAATGCGAAGAAGACGGAAGGCTACGGCGCCGAGTTCGATCTCGAGGCCTACCTGACCCCGAACTTCTACATGACGGCTGGCGGCAGCTACAACCACACCGAGCTGAAGGACCGCGACCTGGCGGTGGCTCCGTGCGGCGGTGGCTGCACCGTGATCGATCCGCTGAATGCCGACGGCAATGCGCTGATCAACGGCAACCCGCTGCCGAACGCGCCGAAGTGGATCGGCACCTGGACGGCTCGCTACGGCATCCCGTACGGCGAGAGCGGCGAGTTCTTCATCTACACCGACTGGAACTACCGCAGCGAAGTGAACTTCTTCCTGTACGACTCGGAAGAGTTCAAGAGCAAGCCGTTCCTCGAAGGTGGCATGCGCGTCGGTTACAACTGGGACTTCGGCAAGCGTGAGGTGGCCCTGTACGGCCGCAACATCACGAACAAGAAGGTGATCACGGGCGGTATCGATTTCAACAATCGGACCGCGTTCGTGAACGACCCGCGCATCATCGGCATCGAGTTCCGCGCCGAGCTGTAAGCGTCTTCGCTTCGTTGTTCCCGGAAAGGCCGCGAGAGATCGCGGCCTTTCTTTTTGGCGGCTCGATCCGGCTCGCCTTCGGCTTCGCGGGGCTCGGCCGTTGGCCATCGCGTTCGCGCTCGGACGTTTCCGGAAAGAGCCCTTGGCGCCCACCCTCGCTGCTCAGACAAGTCTCCAACGTTCGAAAAGGAATGCCGCTCCGCGGCATGTGTACCTATTTGGCCTACGGCCGCGAACCGGCGTGCGGACGGGGGTTTGAAACTCGCCTTCCCTGGCTCGGTTTCAAACGACCGGCCATCCATGGCCGGCCCCGCCTGTGGCGGCTGTTCCCGTCCGCCCGCCTCGTCTCCGACAACTCGCCTCGAGGGTGGGCGCCAAGGGCTCTCGGACACACTGAGGCAGAT
This genomic interval carries:
- a CDS encoding TonB-dependent receptor, which gives rise to MSLASTRRMPRRLAIALSIATVLSAGSAFAQDTAQATPPANKAKTATLETVTVTAEKRTEDLQKVPISMTVLTSEKLEAFGQAGDGVLQLASRAPSVYAETSYGREFPRFYIRGLGNSDFDLNASQPVSMVYDDIVQENPILKGFPLFDLEQVEVLRGPQGTLFGRNSPAGVIKFESRKPTQETEGYARVSYGSYGTANAEAALGGKLASNWAGRVSALAQHRDGWIDNDYKGKKDDLGGYNDRAVRLQALYKATDAFDALINVHARWLDGSAMVNRANSITPGGDQFVPGFDRDSVSQDGNNKQHLFTWGSNLHLNWHFGDLNFASITGLERATTYSLGDVDGGYDASETPAKPSYTNRTTPFYSETADALPKDRQITQEFRLSNDTAERLKWQVGTYYFDEDIAITNFSYDTLNNHVLNGWVNQAQRTKAYALFGSADYNFTDTFDVRAGARWSHDKRDFKADRTLGFTGPVGPLTSDPTDSRWSGDLTGTWQLTKNSNVYARVANGFRAPSVQGRINFANSISTAKPETITSYEIGYKSTSDDNKIRFNADVYKYNMHNQQLTAVGGATNVTQLINAKKTEGYGAEFDLEAYLTPNFYMTAGGSYNHTELKDRDLAVAPCGGGCTVIDPLNADGNALINGNPLPNAPKWIGTWTARYGIPYGESGEFFIYTDWNYRSEVNFFLYDSEEFKSKPFLEGGMRVGYNWDFGKREVALYGRNITNKKVITGGIDFNNRTAFVNDPRIIGIEFRAEL